From the genome of Triticum aestivum cultivar Chinese Spring chromosome 3B, IWGSC CS RefSeq v2.1, whole genome shotgun sequence, one region includes:
- the LOC123066202 gene encoding uncharacterized protein isoform X1, producing the protein MELDPHPQAPLLQPLPRPSIPDPRLQVTLSLPQISIRRRPPSTTLTIDEIELLPPSCSPPALCAPSEPTTPCLGFCRTAHRLAGPATTGLAWEQRTTEASGGEAGGALASSRARPVAGAPRRASRSCSISFGDFIFGILPATLVGVGTLATSRNPVRQRVLGTLLPRARHLGSSYPISSHLSPLPMSNLYVVQTMIV; encoded by the exons ATGGAGCTCGACCCCCACCCCCAAGCGCCGCTGCTCCAGCCTCTCCCGCGCCCCTCGATCCCAGATCCCCGTCTCCAAGTCACCCTCTCGCTCCCTCAGATCTCGATCCGCCGCCGCCCACCATCGACGACCCTCACCATAGACGAGatcgagctcctccctccctcctgttCTCCCCCAGCCTTATGTGCTCCGAGCGAACCAACCACTCCGTGCTTGGGATTTTGCCGCACGGCGCACCGTCTCGCCGGCCCGGCGACCACAG GGCTCGCGTGGGAGCAGCGCACGACGGAGGCCTCTGGAGGAGAAGCGGGAGGAGCCCTAGCGTCCTCGCGCGCCCGGCCCGTGGCAGGAGCACCACGACGCGCGTCTCGGAGCTGCAGCATCTCCTTCGGCGACTTCATCTTCGGCATCCTGCCGGCCACGCTCGTCGGCGTCGGCACCCTGGCGACTTCCCGTAATCCAGTTCGGCAACGCGTGCTGGGAACTTTACTGCCTCGAGCACGGCATCTAGGTTCTTCATACCCCATCTCATCCCATCTCTCGCCCCTTCCGATGTCGAACTTGTATGTGGTTCAAACAATGATTGTATGA
- the LOC123066202 gene encoding uncharacterized protein isoform X2, whose product MELDPHPQAPLLQPLPRPSIPDPRLQVTLSLPQISIRRRPPSTTLTIDEIELLPPSCSPPALCAPSEPTTPCLGFCRTAHRLAGPATTGRQSTAKMEACPAATTARVGAAHDGGLWRRSGRSPSVLARPARGRSTTTRVSELQHLLRRLHLRHPAGHARRRRHPGDFP is encoded by the exons ATGGAGCTCGACCCCCACCCCCAAGCGCCGCTGCTCCAGCCTCTCCCGCGCCCCTCGATCCCAGATCCCCGTCTCCAAGTCACCCTCTCGCTCCCTCAGATCTCGATCCGCCGCCGCCCACCATCGACGACCCTCACCATAGACGAGatcgagctcctccctccctcctgttCTCCCCCAGCCTTATGTGCTCCGAGCGAACCAACCACTCCGTGCTTGGGATTTTGCCGCACGGCGCACCGTCTCGCCGGCCCGGCGACCACAGGTAGGCAGTCCACGGCCAAGATGGAGGCATGCCCCGCCGCGACCAC GGCTCGCGTGGGAGCAGCGCACGACGGAGGCCTCTGGAGGAGAAGCGGGAGGAGCCCTAGCGTCCTCGCGCGCCCGGCCCGTGGCAGGAGCACCACGACGCGCGTCTCGGAGCTGCAGCATCTCCTTCGGCGACTTCATCTTCGGCATCCTGCCGGCCACGCTCGTCGGCGTCGGCACCCTGGCGACTTCCCGTAA